A window of Acidobacteriota bacterium contains these coding sequences:
- a CDS encoding Hsp70 family protein — IAYGVKSGLQPGENKVYAVYDLGGGTFDVSIINITADDIKVVGTGGDPRLGGLDMDEEMMKWALRQIKAKHGVDLAGDEAVRRRLKVEAEDVKKRLVLMQATELNVPYLTVINGQPLSPLLPITRAQYEGLIMRLLERSMVCLEEAVASAEKTNDYGWGDLHGVLLVGGPTRMPVIRKMLADKLKEKCPDREFEIKSDLNPDEVVALGAAIVAGGLVPIGHPPEVVEEMAPEELEQVKKEQAASTESAVPKVKIFDVTGHSLGIAVEGVKFHRIITKESVIPITQSQAGFTNAADFTTELLVEVYQGEEEYVAANTKVGEVRIQGLEPLPRGQHVLEVKFTLDASGTLSTVCTDLRTRRVYEGSFKFDGITRMDEDTIKKNRELVMQAMAGAYGAPGGTPDGTPPAAQPQPPAPGPAQPGATAPVPGLPPEKIPASWNAVWEKAQALARSLPPDKQARLVAAMNGFAQAVAGGNADVIEDKAYILQDTIYEVGS; from the coding sequence ATCGCCTACGGCGTCAAGAGCGGCCTGCAGCCCGGCGAGAACAAGGTGTACGCGGTGTACGACCTGGGCGGCGGGACGTTCGACGTGTCCATCATCAACATCACCGCGGACGACATCAAGGTGGTCGGGACGGGCGGCGACCCGCGCCTGGGCGGCCTGGACATGGACGAGGAGATGATGAAGTGGGCGCTGCGGCAGATCAAGGCCAAGCACGGCGTGGACCTGGCCGGCGACGAGGCGGTGCGGCGCCGGCTGAAGGTGGAGGCGGAGGACGTGAAAAAACGCCTGGTGCTGATGCAGGCCACCGAGCTCAACGTGCCCTACCTGACGGTGATCAACGGCCAGCCGCTGAGCCCGCTCCTGCCCATCACCCGGGCGCAGTATGAGGGGCTGATCATGCGGCTGCTGGAGCGGTCGATGGTTTGCCTCGAGGAGGCCGTGGCCAGCGCCGAAAAGACGAACGATTACGGCTGGGGCGACCTGCACGGCGTGCTGCTGGTGGGGGGGCCGACGCGGATGCCCGTCATCCGCAAGATGCTGGCAGACAAATTGAAGGAAAAGTGCCCGGACCGCGAGTTCGAGATCAAAAGCGATCTGAATCCCGACGAGGTGGTGGCGCTGGGCGCGGCCATCGTGGCCGGCGGGCTCGTGCCCATCGGCCATCCACCCGAGGTGGTGGAGGAGATGGCGCCGGAGGAGCTGGAGCAGGTCAAAAAAGAACAGGCAGCCTCGACGGAATCGGCCGTGCCCAAGGTGAAGATTTTCGACGTCACGGGGCACTCGCTGGGGATCGCGGTGGAGGGCGTGAAGTTCCATCGCATCATCACCAAGGAGTCGGTCATCCCGATCACGCAGAGTCAGGCCGGTTTCACCAACGCAGCCGATTTCACCACCGAGCTGCTGGTGGAAGTGTACCAGGGCGAAGAGGAATACGTGGCCGCCAACACCAAGGTGGGTGAAGTTCGGATCCAGGGGTTGGAGCCGCTGCCGCGCGGCCAGCATGTGCTGGAGGTCAAATTCACCTTGGACGCGAGCGGCACCCTGTCGACGGTCTGTACCGACCTGCGCACCCGCCGGGTCTACGAGGGATCGTTCAAGTTCGACGGGATCACCCGCATGGACGAAGATACGATCAAGAAAAACCGTGAGCTGGTGATGCAGGCCATGGCCGGAGCCTACGGGGCGCCCGGCGGAACGCCTGACGGGACGCCGCCCGCCGCCCAGCCGCAGCCGCCCGCGCCGGGCCCGGCACAACCGGGCGCCACGGCGCCGGTGCCCGGTTTGCCGCCCGAAAAGATCCCCGCGTCCTGGAACGCCGTCTGGGAGAAGGCCCAAGCCTTGGCGCGCAGTCTGCCACCGGACAAGCAGGCCCGGCTCGTCGCGGCGATGAACGGATTCGCCCAGGCGGTGGCGGGCGGCAACGCCGACGTGATCGAGGACAAGGCGTACATCCTCCAGGACACCATCTACGAGGTGGGGAGCTGA